One window from the genome of Marinobacter sp. LV10R510-11A encodes:
- a CDS encoding thiamine pyrophosphate-dependent dehydrogenase E1 component subunit alpha has translation MTTTKSKTVYTPVFTDGAEYRIPTFKLLKQDGTLYKSGKAPDLDKGKALRIYRAMVTTRVLDERMLGAQRQGRLSFYMQCTGEEASVIGSTAALDDADMIMAQYREQGTLAYRGFTIDEFMNQLFGNELDYGKGRQMPVHYGSSKLNYMTISSPLATQIPQATGYAYGQKMAGDGHCTVVYFGEGAASEGDFHAGLNMAAVHRVPAIFICRNNGYAISTPAVEQFAADGIAPRAFGYKMDVIRVDGNDILAVYQATEAARKLAVEENRPVLIEAMTYRLAAHSSSDDPSGYRSKDEEALWREKDPILRMYNWLTKKKWWSESEEKELQERLRREVLETMKRAQKLPPPPLESLITDVYDEVPPLLNAQFEKLKAHIRKYPEEYPKSAAHVQGGV, from the coding sequence ATGACAACAACAAAGTCCAAAACTGTTTATACCCCCGTCTTTACAGACGGTGCGGAATATCGCATCCCGACGTTTAAACTCCTCAAACAAGACGGCACGCTCTATAAAAGCGGCAAAGCCCCTGACCTCGACAAAGGGAAAGCTTTGCGAATCTACCGTGCGATGGTTACAACCCGCGTACTGGATGAACGCATGCTTGGTGCCCAGCGCCAGGGCCGCCTCAGTTTCTACATGCAGTGCACCGGCGAGGAGGCTTCCGTTATCGGCAGTACCGCCGCGCTGGACGACGCCGACATGATCATGGCCCAGTACCGTGAGCAGGGCACCTTGGCCTATCGCGGCTTCACCATTGACGAGTTCATGAACCAGCTGTTTGGCAATGAATTGGATTATGGCAAAGGCCGCCAGATGCCAGTTCACTATGGTTCCAGCAAGCTCAACTACATGACGATCTCGTCGCCGCTGGCCACTCAGATCCCTCAGGCTACTGGCTATGCCTATGGCCAGAAAATGGCCGGCGACGGGCATTGCACCGTGGTCTATTTCGGCGAAGGCGCGGCCTCGGAAGGCGACTTCCATGCTGGACTTAACATGGCAGCTGTGCACCGCGTACCCGCTATTTTTATCTGTCGAAACAATGGTTACGCCATTTCGACGCCCGCCGTTGAGCAGTTCGCTGCAGACGGCATAGCTCCACGAGCCTTCGGCTATAAAATGGATGTAATCCGTGTGGACGGCAACGATATTCTGGCCGTTTACCAGGCCACCGAAGCCGCTCGCAAACTAGCGGTGGAAGAGAACCGCCCGGTTCTGATCGAAGCCATGACTTATCGCCTGGCGGCGCACTCGTCATCCGATGATCCTTCCGGCTATCGCAGCAAAGACGAAGAGGCCCTGTGGCGCGAGAAGGACCCCATTCTTCGCATGTACAACTGGCTCACGAAGAAAAAATGGTGGAGCGAAAGCGAAGAGAAAGAGCTGCAGGAACGCCTGCGCCGTGAAGTGCTTGAAACCATGAAACGTGCCCAAAAGCTTCCACCTCCCCCATTGGAATCCCTGATAACGGATGTATACGACGAAGTGCCGCCGCTGCTGAACGCGCAATTCGAAAAGCTCAAAGCGCACATCCGCAAGTATCCAGAGGAGTATCCCAAGTCGGCCGCTCACGTTCAGGGAGGGGTATAA
- a CDS encoding DUF2339 domain-containing protein, with protein sequence MDAILILLGVGLALFISVGSVLGFLAYQKRNEQVARVDALNLEVASLSLEVTELRLQIKHTQPPTATTPTVPAPLPEADDRVEPRKPSRIMAALKENWMVWLGGLSVALAIMGLSGAYLVPLLIGGEGGSVAFVLSYSFVITLSSLLLMRYVFRDWLWYATLAGALLWWAVTVAAAPAASATACYLAALFVVFAFLPGRGQAAPSRLREAFLPLLAIWGLSIAQQSGDNSSMWSWLFILPAASLIPQSRGRCGFYLGARSWQAQPAGCFIWVKWMAT encoded by the coding sequence TTGGACGCAATACTGATTCTTCTAGGCGTGGGCCTCGCGTTGTTCATATCTGTGGGCTCCGTTCTTGGTTTTTTGGCTTACCAGAAACGGAATGAGCAGGTCGCTCGTGTTGATGCACTGAACCTCGAGGTCGCGTCGCTGAGCCTTGAGGTTACCGAGTTACGCCTGCAAATTAAGCACACTCAACCACCAACTGCCACGACGCCAACTGTGCCGGCGCCGCTGCCGGAAGCCGATGACCGAGTTGAACCCCGTAAGCCGTCCCGCATTATGGCAGCCCTAAAAGAAAACTGGATGGTTTGGCTGGGTGGCCTGAGTGTGGCACTGGCTATCATGGGCCTGAGTGGCGCCTATCTTGTACCCCTGTTGATTGGTGGTGAAGGCGGCAGTGTTGCCTTTGTGCTTTCCTACAGCTTCGTAATCACCCTCAGCTCACTTCTGTTAATGCGTTACGTGTTCCGTGACTGGCTGTGGTACGCGACTCTGGCTGGTGCATTGCTGTGGTGGGCTGTCACCGTGGCTGCAGCGCCGGCTGCTTCGGCAACGGCCTGTTATCTGGCCGCGCTGTTTGTGGTTTTTGCGTTCTTGCCGGGCAGGGGACAAGCGGCGCCTTCGCGTTTGCGCGAGGCGTTTCTGCCGCTATTGGCTATTTGGGGGCTGTCGATTGCTCAACAGTCTGGCGACAATTCATCAATGTGGAGTTGGTTATTCATCCTGCCGGCTGCATCCCTAATTCCCCAGAGTAGGGGGCGCTGTGGTTTTTACCTTGGGGCGCGGTCTTGGCAAGCGCAGCCGGCTGGCTGCTTTATATGGGTAAAATGGATGGCGACTTGA